A region from the Plutella xylostella chromosome 8, ilPluXylo3.1, whole genome shotgun sequence genome encodes:
- the LOC105393736 gene encoding palmitoyltransferase ZDHHC8 isoform X1, which yields MPKCDLKTRYIPATFAWTLLLGTTSLFFYFPCQYYLYRHPWVPAYQGVITFFVLANFTLATFMDPGVIPKAPPDEDREDDFRAPLYRSVEINGITVRMKWCVTCKFYRPPRCSHCSVCNHCIETFDHHCPWVNNCIGRRNYRFFFFFLISLSIHMLSIFGLSLYFIMNNNKTLTMVEPIVSMVIMSIIALLAIPIFGLTGFHMVLVSRGRTTNEQVTGKFTGGFNPFSRGCWHNCCYTQFGPQYPSLVRPSKYVYKGGKKRREAMPPALHSASAISTIATDTQHQVKTYTADNGSALRAVGAHAHYNKLSCGRDELEGEMEGPGASQSVDCEPTPPPLQRRGSKASLFPETHRHLPPRPHQHPRLSPLSRNTSHGNQTTGYRVVMEPLRYDPGSNGARPSPTMQQRIKALGVPTPLAVSSPVRRSNPGTPTQPRRPDFISVGGRSSPQRRFLSEELLGGEVRELAASPQRGGYTWAERRGQPSPRAARRAPAPAPRPARPLSFVRALEVQDQLDARAPPPEPPDRASVYDCNYEISV from the exons ATGCCCAAATGCGATCTCAAGACCAGATACATCCCAGCAACATTTGCCTGGACTTTACTTTTGGGCACAACGTccctgtttttttattttcc gtgcCAGTATTACCTGTACAGACACCCATGGGTACCTGCGTATCAAGGTGtcataacattttttgttttggcCAATTTTACACTGGCCACTTTCATGGACCCGGGTGTTATACCAAAAG CGCCACCTGACGAAGATAGAGAAGACGACTTCAGAGCGCCGCTGTACCGCAGCGTGGAGATCAACGGCATCACCGTACGGATGAAGTGGTGTGTCACCTGCAAGTTCTACAGACCACCGAGATGCTCGCACTGCTCCGTGTGCAATCATTGTATAGAG ACGTTCGACCACCACTGCCCGTGGGTGAACAACTGCATCGGGCGGCGCAACTAccgcttcttcttcttcttcctcatCTCGCTCTCCATACACATGCTGAGCATCTTCGGGCTCAGTCTGTACTTCATCATGAACAACAACAAGACCTTGACGATGGTTGAGCCTATTGTGTC AATGGTAATAATGAGCATAATAGCCCTGCTAGCCATCCCGATCTTCGGGCTGACCGGGTTCCACATGGTGCTGGTGTCTCGAGGCCGCACCACCAACGAGCAGGTGACGGGCAAGTTCACGGGCGGCTTCAACCCCTTCAGCCGCGGCTGCTGGCACAACTGCTGCTACACGCAGTTCGGCCCGCAGTACCCGAG CCTAGTCCGTCCGTCCAAGTACGTGTACAAGGGCGGCAAGAAGCGGCGCGAGGCCATGCCGCCCGCGCTGCACTCCGCCTCCGCCATCTCCACTATTGCTACTGACACGCAGCACCAG GTAAAGACGTATACGGCAGACAACGGCAGCGCGTTGCGAGCCGTCGGCGCGCACGCACACTACAACAAG CTTTCCTGCGGCCGCGACGAGCTCGAAGGCGAGATGGAAGGTCCAGGAGCCTCCCAGAGCGTGGACTGCGAgccgacgccgccgccgcttcaGCGCCGCGGCTCCAAGGCGAGCCTGTTCCCGGAGACGCACCGCCAcctgccgccgcgcccgcaCCAGCACCCGCGCCTCAGCCCGCTCTCCCGGAATACCAG CCACGGCAACCAAACCACCGGCTACCGGGTGGTAATGGAGCCTCTCCGGTACGACCCGGGGTCGAACGGGGCGCGGCCGTCGCCCACCATGCAGCAGAGGATCAAGGCGCTGGGCGTGCCCACGCCGCTCGCCGTGTCCAGCCCTGTGCGGAG GTCCAACCCGGGCACGCCGAcgcagccgcgccgcccgGACTTCATCAGCGTGGGCGGGCGGAGTTCCCCGCAGCGGAGGTTCCTCAGTGAGGAGCTTCTTGGGGGGGAGGTCCGGGAGCTGGCGGCTTCGCCCCAGCGTGGGGGGTACACGTGGGCGGAGCGGCGCGGGCAGCCctccccccgcgccgcgcgccgcgcccccgcccccgcgccccgccccgcgcgccccctCAGCTTCGTGCGAGCCCTCGAGGTGCAGGACCAGCTGGACGCAAGAGCCCCCCCTCCCGAGCCCCCCGACCGCGCCTCCGTCTATGACTGCAACTATGAGATCTCCGTCTGA
- the LOC105393736 gene encoding palmitoyltransferase ZDHHC8 isoform X2, giving the protein MPKCDLKTRYIPATFAWTLLLGTTSLFFYFPCQYYLYRHPWVPAYQGVITFFVLANFTLATFMDPGVIPKAPPDEDREDDFRAPLYRSVEINGITVRMKWCVTCKFYRPPRCSHCSVCNHCIETFDHHCPWVNNCIGRRNYRFFFFFLISLSIHMLSIFGLSLYFIMNNNKTLTMVEPIVSMVIMSIIALLAIPIFGLTGFHMVLVSRGRTTNEQVTGKFTGGFNPFSRGCWHNCCYTQFGPQYPSLVRPSKYVYKGGKKRREAMPPALHSASAISTIATDTQHQLSCGRDELEGEMEGPGASQSVDCEPTPPPLQRRGSKASLFPETHRHLPPRPHQHPRLSPLSRNTSHGNQTTGYRVVMEPLRYDPGSNGARPSPTMQQRIKALGVPTPLAVSSPVRRSNPGTPTQPRRPDFISVGGRSSPQRRFLSEELLGGEVRELAASPQRGGYTWAERRGQPSPRAARRAPAPAPRPARPLSFVRALEVQDQLDARAPPPEPPDRASVYDCNYEISV; this is encoded by the exons ATGCCCAAATGCGATCTCAAGACCAGATACATCCCAGCAACATTTGCCTGGACTTTACTTTTGGGCACAACGTccctgtttttttattttcc gtgcCAGTATTACCTGTACAGACACCCATGGGTACCTGCGTATCAAGGTGtcataacattttttgttttggcCAATTTTACACTGGCCACTTTCATGGACCCGGGTGTTATACCAAAAG CGCCACCTGACGAAGATAGAGAAGACGACTTCAGAGCGCCGCTGTACCGCAGCGTGGAGATCAACGGCATCACCGTACGGATGAAGTGGTGTGTCACCTGCAAGTTCTACAGACCACCGAGATGCTCGCACTGCTCCGTGTGCAATCATTGTATAGAG ACGTTCGACCACCACTGCCCGTGGGTGAACAACTGCATCGGGCGGCGCAACTAccgcttcttcttcttcttcctcatCTCGCTCTCCATACACATGCTGAGCATCTTCGGGCTCAGTCTGTACTTCATCATGAACAACAACAAGACCTTGACGATGGTTGAGCCTATTGTGTC AATGGTAATAATGAGCATAATAGCCCTGCTAGCCATCCCGATCTTCGGGCTGACCGGGTTCCACATGGTGCTGGTGTCTCGAGGCCGCACCACCAACGAGCAGGTGACGGGCAAGTTCACGGGCGGCTTCAACCCCTTCAGCCGCGGCTGCTGGCACAACTGCTGCTACACGCAGTTCGGCCCGCAGTACCCGAG CCTAGTCCGTCCGTCCAAGTACGTGTACAAGGGCGGCAAGAAGCGGCGCGAGGCCATGCCGCCCGCGCTGCACTCCGCCTCCGCCATCTCCACTATTGCTACTGACACGCAGCACCAG CTTTCCTGCGGCCGCGACGAGCTCGAAGGCGAGATGGAAGGTCCAGGAGCCTCCCAGAGCGTGGACTGCGAgccgacgccgccgccgcttcaGCGCCGCGGCTCCAAGGCGAGCCTGTTCCCGGAGACGCACCGCCAcctgccgccgcgcccgcaCCAGCACCCGCGCCTCAGCCCGCTCTCCCGGAATACCAG CCACGGCAACCAAACCACCGGCTACCGGGTGGTAATGGAGCCTCTCCGGTACGACCCGGGGTCGAACGGGGCGCGGCCGTCGCCCACCATGCAGCAGAGGATCAAGGCGCTGGGCGTGCCCACGCCGCTCGCCGTGTCCAGCCCTGTGCGGAG GTCCAACCCGGGCACGCCGAcgcagccgcgccgcccgGACTTCATCAGCGTGGGCGGGCGGAGTTCCCCGCAGCGGAGGTTCCTCAGTGAGGAGCTTCTTGGGGGGGAGGTCCGGGAGCTGGCGGCTTCGCCCCAGCGTGGGGGGTACACGTGGGCGGAGCGGCGCGGGCAGCCctccccccgcgccgcgcgccgcgcccccgcccccgcgccccgccccgcgcgccccctCAGCTTCGTGCGAGCCCTCGAGGTGCAGGACCAGCTGGACGCAAGAGCCCCCCCTCCCGAGCCCCCCGACCGCGCCTCCGTCTATGACTGCAACTATGAGATCTCCGTCTGA
- the LOC105393736 gene encoding palmitoyltransferase ZDHHC8 isoform X3, whose translation MPKCDLKTRYIPATFAWTLLLGTTSLFFYFPCQYYLYRHPWVPAYQGVITFFVLANFTLATFMDPGVIPKAPPDEDREDDFRAPLYRSVEINGITVRMKWCVTCKFYRPPRCSHCSVCNHCIETFDHHCPWVNNCIGRRNYRFFFFFLISLSIHMLSIFGLSLYFIMNNNKTLTMVEPIVSMVIMSIIALLAIPIFGLTGFHMVLVSRGRTTNEQVTGKFTGGFNPFSRGCWHNCCYTQFGPQYPSLVRPSKYVYKGGKKRREAMPPALHSASAISTIATDTQHQVKTYTADNGSALRAVGAHAHYNKLSCGRDELEGEMEGPGASQSVDCEPTPPPLQRRGSKASLFPETHRHLPPRPHQHPRLSPLSRNTSHGNQTTGYRVVMEPLRYDPGSNGARPSPTMQQRIKALGVPTPLAVSSPVRRPYDNDSEDEMSRLNP comes from the exons ATGCCCAAATGCGATCTCAAGACCAGATACATCCCAGCAACATTTGCCTGGACTTTACTTTTGGGCACAACGTccctgtttttttattttcc gtgcCAGTATTACCTGTACAGACACCCATGGGTACCTGCGTATCAAGGTGtcataacattttttgttttggcCAATTTTACACTGGCCACTTTCATGGACCCGGGTGTTATACCAAAAG CGCCACCTGACGAAGATAGAGAAGACGACTTCAGAGCGCCGCTGTACCGCAGCGTGGAGATCAACGGCATCACCGTACGGATGAAGTGGTGTGTCACCTGCAAGTTCTACAGACCACCGAGATGCTCGCACTGCTCCGTGTGCAATCATTGTATAGAG ACGTTCGACCACCACTGCCCGTGGGTGAACAACTGCATCGGGCGGCGCAACTAccgcttcttcttcttcttcctcatCTCGCTCTCCATACACATGCTGAGCATCTTCGGGCTCAGTCTGTACTTCATCATGAACAACAACAAGACCTTGACGATGGTTGAGCCTATTGTGTC AATGGTAATAATGAGCATAATAGCCCTGCTAGCCATCCCGATCTTCGGGCTGACCGGGTTCCACATGGTGCTGGTGTCTCGAGGCCGCACCACCAACGAGCAGGTGACGGGCAAGTTCACGGGCGGCTTCAACCCCTTCAGCCGCGGCTGCTGGCACAACTGCTGCTACACGCAGTTCGGCCCGCAGTACCCGAG CCTAGTCCGTCCGTCCAAGTACGTGTACAAGGGCGGCAAGAAGCGGCGCGAGGCCATGCCGCCCGCGCTGCACTCCGCCTCCGCCATCTCCACTATTGCTACTGACACGCAGCACCAG GTAAAGACGTATACGGCAGACAACGGCAGCGCGTTGCGAGCCGTCGGCGCGCACGCACACTACAACAAG CTTTCCTGCGGCCGCGACGAGCTCGAAGGCGAGATGGAAGGTCCAGGAGCCTCCCAGAGCGTGGACTGCGAgccgacgccgccgccgcttcaGCGCCGCGGCTCCAAGGCGAGCCTGTTCCCGGAGACGCACCGCCAcctgccgccgcgcccgcaCCAGCACCCGCGCCTCAGCCCGCTCTCCCGGAATACCAG CCACGGCAACCAAACCACCGGCTACCGGGTGGTAATGGAGCCTCTCCGGTACGACCCGGGGTCGAACGGGGCGCGGCCGTCGCCCACCATGCAGCAGAGGATCAAGGCGCTGGGCGTGCCCACGCCGCTCGCCGTGTCCAGCCCTGTGCGGAG GCCGTACGATAACGATAGCGAGGACGAGATGTCGAGACTAAACCCGTGA
- the LOC105393736 gene encoding palmitoyltransferase ZDHHC8 isoform X4 — MPKCDLKTRYIPATFAWTLLLGTTSLFFYFPCQYYLYRHPWVPAYQGVITFFVLANFTLATFMDPGVIPKAPPDEDREDDFRAPLYRSVEINGITVRMKWCVTCKFYRPPRCSHCSVCNHCIETFDHHCPWVNNCIGRRNYRFFFFFLISLSIHMLSIFGLSLYFIMNNNKTLTMVEPIVSMVIMSIIALLAIPIFGLTGFHMVLVSRGRTTNEQVTGKFTGGFNPFSRGCWHNCCYTQFGPQYPSLVRPSKYVYKGGKKRREAMPPALHSASAISTIATDTQHQVKTYTADNGSALRAVGAHAHYNKLSCGRDELEGEMEGPGASQSVDCEPTPPPLQRRGSKASLFPETHRHLPPRPHQHPRLSPLSRNTSHGNQTTGYRVVMEPLRYDPGSNGARPSPTMQQRIKALGVPTPLAVSSPVRRWT, encoded by the exons ATGCCCAAATGCGATCTCAAGACCAGATACATCCCAGCAACATTTGCCTGGACTTTACTTTTGGGCACAACGTccctgtttttttattttcc gtgcCAGTATTACCTGTACAGACACCCATGGGTACCTGCGTATCAAGGTGtcataacattttttgttttggcCAATTTTACACTGGCCACTTTCATGGACCCGGGTGTTATACCAAAAG CGCCACCTGACGAAGATAGAGAAGACGACTTCAGAGCGCCGCTGTACCGCAGCGTGGAGATCAACGGCATCACCGTACGGATGAAGTGGTGTGTCACCTGCAAGTTCTACAGACCACCGAGATGCTCGCACTGCTCCGTGTGCAATCATTGTATAGAG ACGTTCGACCACCACTGCCCGTGGGTGAACAACTGCATCGGGCGGCGCAACTAccgcttcttcttcttcttcctcatCTCGCTCTCCATACACATGCTGAGCATCTTCGGGCTCAGTCTGTACTTCATCATGAACAACAACAAGACCTTGACGATGGTTGAGCCTATTGTGTC AATGGTAATAATGAGCATAATAGCCCTGCTAGCCATCCCGATCTTCGGGCTGACCGGGTTCCACATGGTGCTGGTGTCTCGAGGCCGCACCACCAACGAGCAGGTGACGGGCAAGTTCACGGGCGGCTTCAACCCCTTCAGCCGCGGCTGCTGGCACAACTGCTGCTACACGCAGTTCGGCCCGCAGTACCCGAG CCTAGTCCGTCCGTCCAAGTACGTGTACAAGGGCGGCAAGAAGCGGCGCGAGGCCATGCCGCCCGCGCTGCACTCCGCCTCCGCCATCTCCACTATTGCTACTGACACGCAGCACCAG GTAAAGACGTATACGGCAGACAACGGCAGCGCGTTGCGAGCCGTCGGCGCGCACGCACACTACAACAAG CTTTCCTGCGGCCGCGACGAGCTCGAAGGCGAGATGGAAGGTCCAGGAGCCTCCCAGAGCGTGGACTGCGAgccgacgccgccgccgcttcaGCGCCGCGGCTCCAAGGCGAGCCTGTTCCCGGAGACGCACCGCCAcctgccgccgcgcccgcaCCAGCACCCGCGCCTCAGCCCGCTCTCCCGGAATACCAG CCACGGCAACCAAACCACCGGCTACCGGGTGGTAATGGAGCCTCTCCGGTACGACCCGGGGTCGAACGGGGCGCGGCCGTCGCCCACCATGCAGCAGAGGATCAAGGCGCTGGGCGTGCCCACGCCGCTCGCCGTGTCCAGCCCTGTGCGGAG GTGGACCTAG
- the LOC105393729 gene encoding 60S ribosomal protein L27 has protein sequence MGKIMKPGKVVLVLSGRYAGRKAIVVKNYDEGTSDKPYGHAFVAGIDRYPRKVNKRMGKNKIHKRSKVKPFVKVVNYNHLMPTRYIVDFSFDKFAAKDLKDPAKRKKLRFNTRVRFEERYKSGKNKWFFQKLRF, from the exons ATGGGTAAGATTATGAAACCTGGGAAGGTGGTGCTGGTCCTCAGCGGCCGGTACGCGGGCCGCAAGGCCATCGTGGTGAAGAACTACGATGAGGGCACCTCCGACAAACCCTACGGCCACGCTTTCGTCGCGGGCATCGACAGGTATCCCCGTAAAGTCAACAAGAGGATGGGCAAGAACAAAATCCACAAGCGATCCAAGGTCAAGCCCTTCGTCAAA GTTGTAAACTACAACCACCTCATGCCCACCCGGTACATCGTAGACTTCAGCTTCGACAAGTTTGCTGCCAAGGACCTGAAAGACCCCGCCAAGCGCAAGAAGCTGCGTTTCAACACCCGAGTACGTTTCGAGGAGCGATACAAGAGCGGGAAGAACAAGTGGTTCTTCCAGAAGCTTAGGTTCTAG
- the LOC105393730 gene encoding dynactin subunit 2 has protein sequence MADPKYENLPGIAYDQPDVYETGDLPEADQPEPYEEEENECIEQLHVSVKDSFNKFKGKFLTGNVDFSDRLSRKTRIGYRSGEWELAAEGEPETPAERYNRLRCEFSELLEQVTEQQNKASESEKDEHTKLAAQINSTKKLLEELKLDEGEQIDPKAEKLKEYLSKGSKKKAGEMAVTHLKLRPEVALAQTTRIAQLEHRLHKLEQAAGVRDEEAFRRLQAATGEATLCGAAASLAAQASLLRPGELAAADARVTSLLANVDALKAAVRPADPEADAKVNELHKLLKQIDGISHSEILERMEALESLHNQASNFSKSLMELETLQASIAGGVQNNKELLQGVQEVFAHNVDSVQREIKKLDDRIGKLSA, from the exons ATGGCCGATCCGAAATACGAGAACCTGCCGGGCATA GCTTACGACCAGCCAGATGTATATGAGACGGGGGACCTGCCCGAGGCGGACCAGCCGGAGCCCTACGAGGAGGAGGAGAACGAGTGCATCGAGCAGCTGCACGTGTCCGTGAAGGATTCCTTCAACAAGTTTAAGGGGAAGTTCCTGACCGGGAATGTGGACTTCTCCGATCGGCTCAGCAGGAAGACGAGGATTGGGTACCG GTCTGGAGAGTGGGAGCTGGCAGCTGAGGGCGAGCCGGAGACACCAGCGGAGAGGTACAACCGCCTGCGCTGTGAGTTCTCCGAGCTGCTGGAGCAAGTCACCGAACAGCAGAACAAAGCTAGTGAGAGTGAAAAg GATGAGCACACAAAGTTGGCGGCTCAAATCAACTCCACCAAGAAGCTGCTGGAAGAACTGAAGCTGGATGAGGGAGAGCAAATAGATCCTAAGGCTGAGAAATTGAA GGAATACCTATCCAAGGGCAGCAAGAAGAAGGCGGGTGAGATGGCGGTGACTCACCTGAAGCTGCGGCCCGAAGTGGCGCTCGCGCAGACCACGCGGATCGCGCAACTTGAACacag ATTACATAAGCTGGAGCAGGCAGCGGGGGTGCGCGACGAGGAGGCATTCCGAAGACTGCAGGCCGCCACCGGAGAG GCGACTCTCTGCGGCGCAGCAGCATCCCTGGCCGCGCAGGCGTCACTCCTGCGTCCCGGCGAGCTCGCGGCCGCCGACGCGAGAGTGACGTCACTGCTCGCTAATGTTGACGCTTTGAAGGCCGCTGTTAGGCCGGCTGACCCGGAGGCTGATGCTAAG GTGAACGAGCTGCACAAGCTGCTGAAACAGATCGACGGCATCTCGCACTCGGAGATACTGGAGCGGATGGAGGCGCTCGAGTCACTACACAACCAAG CGAGCAACTTCAGCAAATCCCTGATGGAGCTCGAAACCCTTCAAGCCAGCATCGCGGGCGGGGTGCAGAACAACAAGGAGCTACTACAGGGTGTCCAGGAAGTGTTCGCGCACAACGTCGACAGCGTACAGAGAGAGATCAAGAAATTGGACGACAGGATTGGGAAACTCTCCGCGTGA
- the LOC105393731 gene encoding B-cell receptor-associated protein 31 — translation MSLQWTIIAAFLYAEIAFVLLLTLPLASPSKWHRFFKSKFLAYISGQAGIYFIVLIGVLVLCLLDAIREMQKYSSIEPSDHQHLDAEMQGNMRLFRAQRNFYISGFALFLLVVIRRLVTLISELATLLAQSEANFRQAQSASATAKTLLDKQGAGDEQSKKEIQEYVSKIAMLEKELNKEKKDKEAMKSQSESLNKEYDRLSEEFSRLQNKITVSGGDSKKGD, via the coding sequence ATGAGTCTCCAGTGGACGATCATCGCCGCGTTCCTGTACGCCGAAATAGCCTTCGTGCTACTTCTGACCTTGCCGCTGGCCAGCCCGTCAAAATGGCACAGGTTCTTCAAATCCAAGTTTCTAGCTTACATAAGTGGGCAGGCGGGTATATACTTCATCGTGTTGATCGGCGTGCTGGTGTTGTGTCTGCTGGACGCCATCCGGGAGATGCAGAAGTACTCGAGCATTGAGCCCTCGGACCACCAGCACCTGGACGCCGAGATGCAAGGAAACATGCGCCTGTTCCGCGCGCAGCGCAACTTCTACATCTCTGGCTTTGCATTGTTCCTCCTCGTTGTGATTCGTCGGTTGGTCACCTTGATCTCCGAGCTCGCGACGCTATTGGCGCAATCTGAGGCCAACTTCCGTCAGGCGCAGAGCGCGAGCGCCACGGCCAAGACGCTCCTAGACAAGCAGGGAGCCGGGGATGAGCAGTCCAAGAAGGAGATTCAGGAGTATGTAAGCAAGATCGCCATGCTGGAGAAGGAGTTGAACAAAGAGAAGAAGGACAAGGAAGCCATGAAGTCTCAGTCGGAGAGCCTCAACAAGGAGTATGACAGGCTCTCGGAGGAGTTCAGCCGGCTCCAGAACAAGATCACAGTCTCGGGTGGAGACTCCAAGAAGGGTGATTAG